The Candidatus Poribacteria bacterium genome segment ACAATTGGTGGATTAATGAGCTAATGAACTCGTGAACTCAATGTTCTCACCAATTCACACCAAAGGTTAAATAATTTTCAACTCGTCATCGGAATCTTGGTCGCCGAGTTCTTCCACAAGTTGGGTGGCTATATGGTGGAACGCTTGGGATTGCGGCGAATCGGGATGAGATGCAACGATGGGAACGCCGAGGTCACCGGCGGTACAGACTTCGGCGTCAAGGGGAATTTCTCCCAAGAATCGGGTTCCCAGTTTTTCACTGGTCTTGACCCCACCATCCCTTCGGAAAATGTCCGTTCTTTCTCCGCAGTGGGGACATGCAAAATAGCTCATGTTTTCAACAACGCCCAGAATTGGTACGCCCAACTTATCAAACATAGCGGCACCGCGACGGACATCAGCGAGTGCGACATCCTGCGGTGTCGTCACAATCAGACCGCCCGTCAGCGGAATCGACTGTGTTAAAGAGAGTGCGACATCCCCTGTGCCGGGGGGCAAGTCGATAATGAGGTAATCGAGTTCGCCCCAAATTACATCACCGAGAAATTGACGAACTGCGCTGTGTAGCATGGGTCCTCGCCAAATCAACGCCTGCTCATCAGGAACAAGGAAACCGATGGACATCAGCTTGATGCCGTGTCGGACGATTGGGATGAGTTTCTTTTCTGGACTGGTCTGCGGCTGCTCTTTCGCCCCCATCATGGTGGGGATGCTGGGACCGTAGGCGTCTGCATCCATCAATCCGACCTGTGCCCCGTTTTGCGCCAAAGCGATTGCAAGATTGGTGGCAACGGTTGATTTACCAACGCCACCCTTTCCACTCGCCACAGCAATCTTGGACTTAACAT includes the following:
- a CDS encoding Mrp/NBP35 family ATP-binding protein, coding for MNLFKKDKKTETKNPESAKPRMTSHPALKMADAAPAGRPTAPQMGMPHQGQPQNILVPNVKSKIAVASGKGGVGKSTVATNLAIALAQNGAQVGLMDADAYGPSIPTMMGAKEQPQTSPEKKLIPIVRHGIKLMSIGFLVPDEQALIWRGPMLHSAVRQFLGDVIWGELDYLIIDLPPGTGDVALSLTQSIPLTGGLIVTTPQDVALADVRRGAAMFDKLGVPILGVVENMSYFACPHCGERTDIFRRDGGVKTSEKLGTRFLGEIPLDAEVCTAGDLGVPIVASHPDSPQSQAFHHIATQLVEELGDQDSDDELKII